A portion of the Stigmatella aurantiaca DW4/3-1 genome contains these proteins:
- a CDS encoding beta-1,3-glucanase family protein: protein MGGKTALLASGAGWMIASALGCGQVPETNSHEELVLKAQEASLSSGAQDSALATAGMQPLAATVPVKVTNKCPFPLHVALTGVGDAPLEKDAAGNKIFRNLGTGGTYTYYPPGNYPSGRVSAYKTLPSPSSPRELEKAEFTLGVSGTQNIYYNLTYVDHVGLPMQIAATGSGAGCVDVRCNKSYSTLTSAISNGCPDGLRYSMGGNTVCLAPRSFCIDGEYASDPRRGSICSRLDSEITRCAQKYPGQCNPGGDKTPQVYACSGGFFSQSAKWCAAITRGMVDAPDSTNVAQYYNTGKPYNQYAKWVHDQCGAVYGFPYDDYPMAANQAGFYSCTNGTQLNVTFCPAG, encoded by the coding sequence ATGGGTGGTAAGACCGCGTTGCTCGCGAGTGGCGCGGGATGGATGATCGCTTCGGCGCTGGGCTGTGGCCAGGTGCCGGAGACCAACAGCCATGAGGAGTTGGTACTCAAGGCGCAGGAGGCGAGCCTGAGCAGCGGCGCGCAGGACTCCGCGCTCGCGACGGCTGGCATGCAACCGCTGGCGGCCACGGTGCCGGTGAAGGTGACGAACAAGTGCCCCTTCCCCCTGCATGTGGCGCTGACGGGCGTGGGCGACGCCCCGCTGGAGAAGGATGCCGCGGGTAACAAGATCTTCCGCAACCTCGGCACGGGCGGCACTTACACCTATTACCCGCCGGGGAACTATCCCAGCGGCCGCGTGAGCGCGTACAAGACCCTGCCCTCGCCCAGTTCGCCGCGCGAGCTGGAAAAGGCCGAGTTCACGCTGGGGGTGAGCGGCACCCAGAACATCTATTACAACCTCACGTACGTGGATCACGTGGGCCTGCCCATGCAGATCGCCGCGACCGGCTCTGGCGCGGGATGTGTGGACGTGCGGTGCAACAAGTCTTACAGCACCCTGACGTCGGCCATTTCCAACGGATGTCCGGACGGGCTGCGTTACTCCATGGGTGGCAACACGGTGTGCTTGGCGCCGCGCTCCTTCTGTATCGACGGAGAGTACGCCAGCGATCCGCGCCGCGGCTCCATCTGCTCGCGCCTGGACTCGGAGATCACCCGGTGCGCGCAGAAATACCCTGGCCAATGCAACCCGGGCGGGGACAAGACGCCCCAGGTCTACGCTTGCTCGGGCGGCTTCTTCTCCCAGAGCGCCAAGTGGTGCGCGGCCATCACCCGCGGCATGGTGGACGCTCCGGACAGCACCAACGTGGCCCAGTATTACAACACGGGCAAGCCCTACAACCAGTACGCCAAATGGGTTCATGACCAGTGCGGCGCGGTGTACGGGTTCCCCTATGACGACTACCCGATGGCCGCCAACCAGGCCGGCTTCTACTCGTGCACGAACGGCACGCAGCTCAACGTGACGTTCTGCCCCGCGGGCTGA
- a CDS encoding cadmium resistance transporter, giving the protein MFAAIAVSVVAFASTNVDDIFVLIGFFADPTFRARHVVTGQYLGIGALVAVSLICSLVALVIPPSSIGFLGLLPIGIGVKKLWDARRNEGDSAEAAPPAPGAHKILSVAAVTAANGGDNIGVYTPMFATRSVDAKLVMIAVFAAMTALGCLVAHHLVNHRALGSPIRRYGHGLLPWVLIAIGIAILVENDLPPPDRATPPPEEAAARRHSAAASSQGAT; this is encoded by the coding sequence GTGTTCGCCGCCATCGCCGTTTCCGTCGTCGCATTCGCATCGACCAATGTGGATGACATTTTCGTTCTGATTGGCTTCTTCGCTGACCCCACCTTCCGGGCACGACATGTCGTTACCGGGCAGTACCTGGGTATCGGGGCCTTGGTGGCAGTCAGTCTGATCTGCTCGCTCGTCGCCCTCGTGATCCCGCCGTCCTCTATTGGTTTTCTCGGACTGCTCCCCATCGGAATCGGGGTGAAGAAGCTCTGGGACGCGCGGCGCAACGAGGGGGACAGTGCGGAAGCCGCTCCCCCCGCACCTGGGGCCCACAAGATTCTTTCCGTGGCAGCGGTCACTGCCGCGAACGGAGGCGACAACATCGGGGTTTATACCCCGATGTTCGCGACGCGTTCCGTTGACGCGAAACTGGTCATGATCGCGGTGTTTGCAGCGATGACGGCGCTCGGGTGCCTTGTGGCCCATCACCTCGTGAACCACCGCGCCCTCGGGTCACCTATCCGCCGATACGGCCATGGGCTCTTGCCGTGGGTACTCATCGCCATCGGCATCGCCATCCTGGTGGAGAACGACCTCCCCCCCCCAGACCGGGCTACCCCGCCTCCTGAAGAGGCTGCGGCACGAAGGCACAGCGCCGCTGCCTCCTCCCAAGGCGCTACTTGA